In Streptomyces chartreusis, the following proteins share a genomic window:
- the ruvB gene encoding Holliday junction branch migration DNA helicase RuvB, which translates to MNWDDTTDSPAAERLVGSSADREDQAVEAALRPKDLGEFIGQEKVREQLDLVLRAARARGATADHVLLSGAPGLGKTTLSMIIAAEMGAPIRITSGPAIQHAGDLAAILSSLQEGEVLFLDEIHRMSRPAEEMLYMAMEDFRVDVIVGKGPGATAIPLELPPFTLVGATTRAGLLPPPLRDRFGFTAHMEFYEPAELERVIHRSANLLDVEIEADGAAEIAGRSRGTPRIANRLLRRVRDYAQVKADGIITRDIAGAALAVYEVDARGLDRLDRGVLEALLKLFGGGPVGLSTLAVAVGEERETVEEVAEPFLVREGLLARTPRGRVATPAAWAHLGLTPPRSSAAGNGQGDLFGA; encoded by the coding sequence GTGAACTGGGACGACACCACCGACAGCCCCGCCGCCGAGCGGCTCGTCGGTTCGTCGGCCGACCGTGAGGACCAGGCCGTCGAGGCCGCGCTGCGCCCGAAGGACCTGGGCGAGTTCATCGGCCAGGAGAAGGTCCGCGAACAGCTTGACCTGGTCCTGCGCGCCGCACGCGCGCGTGGCGCCACCGCCGATCACGTGCTGCTCTCCGGCGCCCCCGGCCTGGGCAAGACCACCCTCTCGATGATCATCGCGGCCGAGATGGGCGCCCCCATCCGCATCACCAGCGGCCCCGCCATCCAGCACGCCGGCGACCTCGCCGCGATCCTCTCCTCCCTCCAGGAGGGCGAGGTCCTCTTCCTCGACGAGATCCACCGGATGTCCCGGCCCGCCGAGGAGATGCTGTACATGGCGATGGAGGACTTCCGCGTCGACGTGATCGTCGGCAAGGGCCCCGGCGCCACCGCCATCCCGCTGGAGCTGCCCCCGTTCACCCTGGTCGGGGCCACCACCCGGGCCGGTCTGCTGCCGCCGCCGCTGCGTGATCGCTTCGGCTTCACCGCGCACATGGAGTTCTACGAGCCCGCCGAGCTGGAGCGCGTCATCCACCGCTCGGCGAACCTCCTCGACGTCGAGATCGAGGCCGACGGCGCCGCCGAGATCGCCGGCCGCTCCCGCGGCACCCCCCGTATCGCCAACCGCCTGCTGCGCCGCGTACGCGACTATGCCCAGGTCAAGGCGGACGGGATCATCACCCGGGACATCGCCGGAGCCGCCCTCGCCGTGTACGAGGTCGACGCCCGCGGACTCGACCGGCTGGACCGCGGTGTCCTGGAGGCCCTGCTCAAGCTGTTCGGCGGCGGCCCGGTCGGCCTTTCCACGCTCGCTGTCGCTGTGGGGGAGGAGCGTGAGACCGTGGAGGAAGTCGCCGAACCCTTCCTCGTACGGGAGGGCCTGCTCGCCCGGACCCCGCGCGGACGCGTCGCGACGCCTGCCGCGTGGGCACA
- the ruvA gene encoding Holliday junction branch migration protein RuvA — MIASLSGPVAALAPDSAVVEVGGIGIAVQCTPNTLSGLRMGQQTKLATSLVVREDSLTLYGFADDDERQTFELLQTASGVGPRLAQAMLAVHSPDALRRAVATADEKSLTAVPGIGKKGAQKLLLELKDRLGEPIGAPAVGAPVSQGWRDQLHAALIGLGYATREADEAVTAVTPQAEAAEGTPQVGQLLKAALQTLNRAR, encoded by the coding sequence TGATCGCGTCTCTCAGCGGCCCGGTCGCCGCGCTCGCCCCCGACTCCGCGGTGGTGGAGGTCGGCGGGATCGGCATCGCCGTCCAGTGCACGCCGAACACCCTCTCGGGCCTGCGGATGGGCCAGCAGACCAAGCTGGCCACCTCCCTCGTCGTCCGTGAGGACTCACTCACCCTGTACGGCTTCGCCGACGACGACGAGCGTCAGACCTTCGAGCTGCTCCAGACCGCGAGCGGCGTCGGCCCGCGCCTGGCCCAGGCGATGCTGGCCGTGCACTCGCCCGACGCCCTGCGAAGAGCGGTGGCCACCGCCGACGAGAAGTCGCTCACCGCCGTACCCGGCATCGGCAAGAAGGGCGCCCAGAAGCTGCTCCTGGAGCTGAAGGACCGCCTGGGCGAGCCCATCGGCGCGCCCGCCGTCGGCGCCCCGGTCAGCCAGGGCTGGCGCGACCAGCTGCACGCGGCCCTGATCGGCCTGGGATACGCGACCCGCGAGGCCGACGAGGCGGTGACCGCCGTGACACCGCAGGCCGAGGCCGCCGAGGGCACGCCCCAGGTGGGGCAGCTGCTGAAGGCCGCGCTTCAGACCCTGAACAGAGCGCGCTGA